The Flavobacterium jumunjinense genome includes a region encoding these proteins:
- a CDS encoding L,D-transpeptidase family protein, whose translation MIKNILFTFFFLSLISCKNTPSTDTISENKEEIKEISRPIPIEHFETLNDSLKLYYSKLNNHEIWFNKKNRQDLISEIKNSYKEGLNPDDYNLKKIEPLEKKRDSLKDNDVFEYDILLTTTFEKLALHLYKGKLNPKKLYDDWDLKTKTIALSSYLEKGITSKTLDKTFNEIKPQHFIYNQIKKSLLVLDKYPDYDFKKNKIDTKIEFHDTIDEIITIKHKLAYWKDYTRKDSITTPIYDTITFIAVKKFQARNGLKSDGVIGNGTIKALNFSKEERKEQIIANLERWKWFPKDFGENYLITNLPDYQIAYVFKNDTIAKHNIVVGTPKRKTPVLTSKLSNLVFNPTWTVPPTIIKEDLTPSAKKNITYFERTRMTIYDSTGSKVTPEEWDSERARSYRYVQNSGYNNSLGLVKFNFPNRHLVYLHDTNHRDYFSREYRALSSGCVRIENPLDLSEKILKNEKKKLTKTDIDTIIKRKNIKTVPIQNEINVYFLYWTNWLDKDGLQFREDIYNLDKKLYRSLRS comes from the coding sequence ATGATTAAAAATATACTTTTCACTTTCTTTTTCCTTTCCTTGATTAGTTGTAAAAACACACCTAGCACTGATACTATTTCTGAAAATAAAGAAGAAATAAAAGAAATTAGTCGTCCAATTCCGATTGAACATTTTGAAACACTGAATGATAGTTTAAAATTATACTATAGTAAATTAAACAATCATGAAATATGGTTTAACAAAAAAAATCGTCAAGATTTAATAAGTGAGATTAAAAACTCCTATAAAGAAGGTCTGAACCCAGATGATTATAACTTAAAGAAAATTGAGCCACTAGAAAAGAAAAGAGATTCCCTAAAAGACAATGATGTATTTGAATATGACATTTTACTTACAACTACTTTTGAAAAACTAGCACTTCATCTTTACAAAGGAAAATTGAATCCAAAGAAATTGTATGACGACTGGGATTTAAAAACTAAAACTATAGCCCTTTCTTCATATTTAGAAAAAGGAATAACTTCTAAAACATTAGATAAAACATTTAATGAAATTAAACCACAGCATTTCATCTATAATCAAATTAAAAAAAGCCTTTTAGTTTTAGACAAGTATCCTGACTATGACTTCAAAAAGAATAAAATTGATACTAAAATTGAATTTCATGACACCATTGACGAAATTATAACAATTAAACATAAACTTGCTTACTGGAAAGACTACACAAGAAAAGACAGTATTACGACACCAATTTACGACACGATAACTTTTATTGCTGTCAAGAAGTTTCAAGCTAGAAACGGCTTAAAATCTGATGGTGTGATTGGAAACGGAACAATCAAAGCCTTAAATTTCTCAAAAGAAGAAAGAAAAGAACAAATTATAGCTAATTTAGAACGTTGGAAATGGTTTCCTAAAGATTTTGGAGAAAATTATTTAATCACAAATCTACCTGATTATCAAATTGCTTATGTTTTTAAAAATGATACAATAGCAAAGCACAATATTGTTGTTGGAACACCAAAAAGAAAAACTCCTGTATTAACTTCTAAATTATCTAATTTAGTCTTTAACCCTACTTGGACAGTACCTCCAACAATCATTAAAGAAGACCTTACTCCTTCTGCAAAGAAGAATATAACATATTTTGAAAGAACTAGAATGACTATCTATGATTCAACTGGAAGCAAAGTTACTCCTGAAGAATGGGATTCTGAAAGAGCGCGATCGTATCGATATGTCCAAAATTCTGGATATAATAATTCCTTAGGTCTAGTGAAATTTAATTTCCCTAATAGGCATTTAGTATACCTTCATGACACCAATCATAGAGATTATTTTTCAAGAGAATATAGAGCCCTGAGCTCTGGCTGTGTTAGAATTGAAAATCCTTTGGATTTATCTGAAAAAATATTGAAAAACGAAAAGAAAAAATTAACAAAAACTGACATTGATACAATCATAAAAAGAAAAAACATCAAAACCGTTCCTATTCAAAACGAAATTAATGTTTATTTTTTATATTGGACTAACTGGCTAGACAAAGACGGGTTACAATTTCGTGAGGATATTTATAATCTCGACAAAAAACTGTATCGTTCTTTACGAAGCTAA
- a CDS encoding thioredoxin family protein: protein MIKKTLVIATLSLFVSCSVHTKGEDVKVSEDRKNTPKEITNGILIGPAKMSDLQQEPFNEWFTSGYENYQADDDVINQIKKHIKKSTITIFMGTWCEDSQNQVPKFYKILKQLDYPLKKVTLIMMNRNKTTPGAFEEGLNITNVPTFIFYNNKKEINRIVESPVENLEQDFLTIVSGKPYKHIYAE, encoded by the coding sequence ATGATAAAAAAAACATTAGTTATTGCAACATTGTCCTTGTTCGTTAGTTGTTCCGTTCACACAAAAGGTGAAGATGTAAAAGTGAGTGAAGACAGAAAAAACACACCTAAAGAAATCACTAATGGCATTTTAATTGGTCCAGCAAAAATGAGTGATTTACAACAAGAACCCTTTAATGAATGGTTTACATCAGGTTATGAAAATTATCAAGCTGATGATGACGTTATTAATCAAATAAAAAAACATATAAAAAAATCTACAATTACCATTTTCATGGGCACTTGGTGCGAAGACAGTCAAAATCAGGTACCGAAATTCTATAAAATCCTCAAGCAGCTTGATTATCCTTTAAAAAAAGTTACGCTAATTATGATGAATAGAAACAAAACAACACCTGGAGCATTTGAAGAAGGATTAAACATTACTAATGTTCCTACTTTTATTTTCTACAACAACAAAAAAGAAATAAATAGAATTGTAGAATCACCAGTTGAAAACTTAGAACAAGATTTCCTAACCATTGTTTCTGGGAAACCATACAAACATATTTATGCAGAATAA
- a CDS encoding DUF6702 family protein, with protein MHKFYVSVTQIDYVAKKNRVEITSRIFIDDLNKVLEKKYNKKIHLASNREIPEAKDLVKSYLKEKMSVSINNKPVEMQFLGTEIDNDVLICYLKVSFSEKITTFGFENSILTEMFSDQQNLLHTDINNEKSSYLLTNSERTAFLKF; from the coding sequence ATGCATAAGTTTTATGTTTCTGTGACTCAAATTGATTATGTAGCGAAAAAAAATAGAGTTGAAATTACATCAAGAATTTTTATTGATGATTTGAATAAGGTTCTTGAAAAGAAATACAATAAAAAAATACACTTAGCTTCAAATAGAGAAATTCCTGAAGCTAAAGATTTGGTAAAAAGTTATTTAAAAGAGAAAATGAGTGTCTCAATAAATAATAAACCAGTGGAAATGCAATTTTTAGGTACCGAAATTGATAATGATGTGTTAATTTGTTATTTAAAAGTTAGTTTTTCTGAAAAAATTACTACTTTCGGATTCGAAAATTCAATTTTAACAGAAATGTTTTCAGATCAGCAAAATTTATTGCATACTGATATCAATAACGAAAAAAGTAGTTATTTATTAACAAATTCTGAAAGAACTGCCTTTTTGAAATTTTAA
- the gpmI gene encoding 2,3-bisphosphoglycerate-independent phosphoglycerate mutase: protein MNKKVILMILDGWGKSPDPKVSAIDNANTPFIDSLYTKYPNAQLRTDGLNVGLPEGQMGNSEVGHMNLGAGRIVYQDLAKINLAVANKSIDQEKPYMDALEYAKKNNKAIHFLGLVSDGGVHSHTSHLRGLIDVAQESGVQKMFVHAFTDGRDVDPKSGAKYIEDLENYLDNTNAKLASIIGRYFAMDRDKRWERVKLAYDLLVNGKGTKSRKGSLSVLESYANDVTDEFIQPITIVDSEENSIATIKDDDVVVFFNFRTDRGRELTEALSQKDFHEQNMHKLNLYYVTMTNYDDTYQNVHVIYDKDNITETLGEVLEKAGKKQIRIAETEKYPHVTFFFSGGREEPFKGESRILKNSPKVATYDLKPEMSAYELKDALVPELQKGEVDFVCLNFANGDMVGHTGDMNAAIKACEAVDICVKEVIETALENGYTTLLIADHGNCETMINPDGSPNTAHTTNPVPLIIIDENIKSINNGVLGDIAPTILDLMGIEKPAAMTCKSLL, encoded by the coding sequence ATGAACAAGAAAGTAATTTTAATGATACTTGACGGCTGGGGAAAATCTCCAGACCCAAAAGTTTCTGCAATTGATAATGCAAACACTCCTTTTATAGATAGCCTATACACAAAATATCCTAATGCACAACTAAGAACCGACGGTTTAAATGTTGGTTTGCCTGAAGGACAAATGGGAAATAGCGAAGTAGGACACATGAATCTTGGTGCTGGACGTATTGTTTATCAGGATTTAGCTAAAATTAACCTTGCTGTTGCAAACAAATCAATCGATCAAGAAAAACCATACATGGACGCTCTTGAATATGCAAAAAAGAACAACAAAGCAATTCACTTTCTAGGTTTAGTTTCCGATGGTGGTGTTCATTCCCATACTTCACATTTGAGAGGCTTAATAGATGTTGCACAAGAATCGGGTGTGCAAAAAATGTTTGTTCATGCTTTTACAGACGGAAGAGATGTTGACCCTAAATCGGGAGCGAAATATATTGAAGATTTAGAAAACTATCTCGATAACACAAATGCAAAATTAGCTTCAATAATTGGTCGCTATTTCGCAATGGATAGAGACAAACGTTGGGAACGTGTAAAACTAGCCTATGATTTATTAGTAAACGGGAAAGGTACAAAATCAAGAAAAGGCTCATTGAGTGTCCTTGAAAGTTACGCTAATGATGTTACTGATGAATTTATTCAACCTATTACAATCGTAGATTCAGAAGAAAATTCAATTGCAACCATAAAAGACGATGATGTTGTTGTTTTCTTTAACTTCAGAACCGACAGAGGTAGAGAATTAACCGAAGCATTATCTCAAAAAGATTTTCATGAACAAAATATGCATAAATTAAACTTGTACTATGTTACAATGACAAATTATGATGATACTTATCAAAATGTTCATGTTATTTATGACAAAGATAACATTACTGAAACACTAGGTGAGGTTTTAGAAAAAGCTGGTAAAAAACAGATACGAATTGCCGAAACAGAAAAGTATCCGCATGTTACCTTCTTCTTTTCTGGAGGAAGAGAAGAACCTTTCAAAGGAGAATCTAGAATTTTAAAAAACTCTCCAAAAGTAGCTACTTATGACTTAAAACCAGAAATGAGCGCCTATGAATTGAAAGACGCATTAGTACCTGAATTACAAAAAGGAGAAGTAGATTTTGTTTGCCTAAATTTCGCAAATGGAGATATGGTTGGTCATACAGGAGATATGAATGCAGCAATAAAAGCATGTGAGGCTGTAGATATTTGTGTAAAAGAAGTGATTGAAACTGCTTTAGAAAACGGATATACTACTTTATTAATTGCCGATCATGGAAATTGCGAAACCATGATTAATCCAGACGGAAGTCCTAATACTGCACACACAACAAATCCAGTTCCTTTAATTATTATAGATGAAAACATCAAAAGTATAAATAATGGTGTCTTAGGAGATATAGCACCTACTATTCTAGATTTAATGGGAATTGAAAAACCAGCAGCAATGACTTGCAAATCATTATTATAA
- a CDS encoding leucine-rich repeat domain-containing protein, whose product MKHMKNYLLNKIVLIIVFASISTTAQTITVKDSITEYNIENAVLNPKEVKRLDLGNQNLNFSDIDFSKFENLEYLNLENDNLKEIPKGISALKNLKILNLSGNNFKNLPQEFENLNSLEELYLNNEKNFNFEKNIKTLSKLPNLKTLHLENDNLNKLPTEINLLQNLNSLYLNNNKFKKFPLNIQGLQNLKFLDLENNLITPEDIDVLNLNFGFQIKL is encoded by the coding sequence ATGAAGCACATGAAAAATTATTTATTAAACAAGATAGTACTTATAATAGTTTTCGCATCAATAAGTACAACTGCACAAACAATAACTGTAAAAGATAGTATTACAGAGTATAATATTGAAAATGCAGTTTTAAATCCTAAGGAAGTAAAACGATTAGATTTAGGGAATCAAAACCTAAACTTTAGTGATATCGATTTTTCAAAGTTTGAAAATTTAGAGTATTTAAATTTAGAAAATGACAATTTAAAAGAAATTCCAAAAGGAATCAGTGCACTTAAGAATCTTAAAATATTAAATTTAAGTGGAAACAATTTCAAAAATCTACCTCAAGAATTTGAAAATTTAAACTCACTTGAAGAATTATATTTAAACAACGAGAAAAATTTTAATTTTGAGAAGAACATCAAAACACTTTCTAAGTTACCTAATTTAAAAACATTACATCTTGAGAACGATAACTTAAACAAGCTCCCTACAGAAATAAATTTATTACAAAATTTAAATTCATTGTATCTTAACAATAATAAGTTTAAAAAATTTCCATTAAATATTCAAGGCCTTCAAAATTTAAAATTTTTAGACCTAGAAAATAATTTAATTACGCCTGAAGATATAGATGTTTTAAATTTAAATTTTGGGTTTCAAATAAAATTGTAA
- a CDS encoding DUF5916 domain-containing protein yields the protein MYNNFIFCILLFFISQSLFSQERKTLEEKKNLIAERRDENIVIDGNLDELNWSKATIADEFYTFEPDNGNIAQNDLRTEVKVLYDNNALYIGAILYDNEPSKILKEFTERDKTGIADSFGVFINGYNDGQQDFQFYVTASNGQADCNFTSQDGEDYSWDAIWESKTKITDKGWVVEIRIPYAALRFPKADVQTWGINFFREIRRNRQKYTWSHIDNNINSFSQQAGILKGIKNISPPTRLFLIPYASSYYNSNKKEGSELTFKGGLDIKYGINDAFTLDAILIPDFGQTKFDNVELNLGPFEQQFNENRPFFTEGTDLFSKGDLLYTRRIGASPKFRPELTDDETIDNFPSTTNLLNALKVSGRNNDGLGIGFLNAITEKTDVTVRNTINGNTKQETVSPLTNYNVTVLDQRFNKNSSVTFINTNVTRDGKYRDANVSGIIFDLNTKKNTFNLSGKANLSNTFDTKNKNGLESSLSIGETSGKFRFGLGGEYVSKDFDKNDLGIIFQTNYYSYFSNASYRILSPTKIFNSFNIGIYSYMEHNNVTSEIQQNNFSIDINTTSKDNHYVGFGYRIKPFERYDYYEPRKEGKFLIIPTLQSYWLGLSSNYNYKFALDLNFSNLFYNQEDRYDLDISIRPRYRFNDRFSLIYEFNPSSQKNNIGYIDYLSTTNETIIAQRDRNTLDNNLTSKFSINSRMNFNLSIRHYWSIAENNKFFTLQENGRLLEKTDYTANKNSNFSTWNLDFSYSWWFAPGSQATVLYRNNAANFTSDIDNDFSNNFDTLLNDNLSHTFSVSIRYFIDYNQAKSWFKKA from the coding sequence ATGTATAATAACTTCATTTTCTGTATATTATTGTTCTTTATTTCACAAAGTTTATTCTCTCAGGAAAGAAAAACACTTGAAGAAAAAAAGAATCTAATTGCAGAAAGAAGAGATGAAAACATTGTAATCGACGGAAATTTAGATGAATTAAATTGGTCAAAAGCAACTATTGCTGATGAATTTTACACCTTTGAACCCGATAATGGAAACATTGCTCAAAATGACTTAAGAACTGAAGTAAAAGTACTTTATGACAATAATGCATTATATATTGGAGCTATATTGTATGACAACGAACCTTCAAAAATATTAAAAGAATTTACTGAAAGAGACAAAACTGGAATTGCAGATAGTTTTGGAGTTTTCATTAATGGCTATAATGATGGGCAACAAGACTTTCAATTTTATGTTACTGCTTCAAATGGACAAGCCGATTGCAATTTCACCTCACAAGATGGAGAAGATTATTCTTGGGATGCCATTTGGGAAAGTAAAACCAAAATAACAGATAAAGGTTGGGTTGTTGAAATCAGAATACCATATGCTGCACTACGTTTCCCAAAAGCAGATGTTCAAACATGGGGTATCAACTTTTTTAGAGAAATTAGACGTAATCGACAAAAATATACTTGGTCGCATATTGACAACAATATTAATTCTTTTTCGCAACAAGCAGGTATTTTAAAAGGAATCAAAAATATTTCTCCTCCTACTCGTCTTTTTTTAATTCCTTATGCCTCCAGTTATTATAACTCTAACAAAAAAGAAGGCAGCGAATTAACCTTTAAAGGTGGTCTAGATATTAAGTATGGAATTAATGACGCTTTCACTCTTGATGCAATTTTAATTCCAGATTTTGGACAAACTAAATTTGACAATGTAGAATTAAACTTAGGACCTTTCGAACAACAGTTTAACGAAAATCGTCCTTTCTTTACAGAAGGCACCGATTTATTTAGCAAAGGTGATTTATTATATACACGTAGAATTGGTGCTTCTCCAAAATTTCGTCCTGAATTAACTGATGATGAAACAATCGATAATTTCCCTAGTACAACCAATCTACTTAATGCTTTAAAAGTATCTGGAAGAAACAACGACGGTTTAGGTATTGGTTTTTTAAATGCAATTACCGAAAAAACAGATGTTACCGTTAGAAACACTATTAATGGCAATACCAAACAAGAAACAGTATCTCCTTTAACAAATTATAACGTTACAGTTCTTGACCAAAGATTCAATAAAAACTCTTCTGTTACTTTTATCAACACCAATGTAACAAGGGATGGAAAATATAGAGATGCTAATGTTTCTGGTATAATTTTCGACTTAAATACTAAAAAAAATACTTTCAACCTTTCTGGAAAAGCGAACCTTAGTAATACTTTCGACACAAAAAACAAAAATGGTCTAGAATCATCACTTTCAATTGGTGAAACTTCTGGTAAATTTCGTTTTGGTCTTGGTGGAGAATATGTTTCTAAAGATTTTGATAAAAACGATTTAGGAATTATTTTTCAAACAAATTATTACAGCTATTTCAGCAATGCAAGTTATAGAATATTATCTCCTACTAAAATATTCAATTCATTCAATATCGGTATTTATTCATACATGGAGCATAATAATGTTACAAGTGAAATTCAACAAAATAACTTTAGCATAGATATTAACACTACTTCTAAAGATAACCATTATGTTGGTTTTGGATACAGAATAAAACCTTTTGAAAGATATGATTATTATGAACCTAGAAAAGAAGGCAAATTTCTTATTATCCCAACACTCCAAAGTTATTGGCTAGGACTTTCTTCTAACTACAATTATAAATTCGCATTAGATTTAAATTTCTCAAACTTGTTTTACAATCAAGAAGACAGATATGATTTAGACATTAGTATTCGCCCTAGGTATCGATTTAATGATCGCTTTTCACTTATCTACGAATTCAACCCTTCAAGCCAAAAAAACAACATTGGATATATTGATTATTTAAGTACTACAAACGAAACTATAATTGCCCAGAGGGATAGAAATACTTTAGACAATAATTTAACAAGTAAATTTTCCATAAACAGTAGGATGAATTTTAATTTATCAATTAGACACTACTGGTCTATTGCTGAAAACAACAAATTTTTCACTTTACAAGAGAATGGAAGACTTCTTGAAAAAACAGACTATACAGCAAACAAAAACTCTAATTTCAGTACTTGGAACTTAGATTTTTCTTACTCATGGTGGTTTGCACCTGGAAGTCAAGCTACAGTACTTTACAGAAATAATGCTGCCAATTTTACAAGTGATATTGACAATGATTTTAGCAATAATTTTGATACTTTGCTAAATGACAATTTAAGCCATACTTTTTCTGTAAGTATTCGTTATTTTATCGATTATAATCAAGCGAAAAGTTGGTTCAAAAAAGCATAA
- a CDS encoding murein L,D-transpeptidase catalytic domain family protein: MNYRLLTLFALSFLFLNFTAVSHSTGVEGDKKGTDPKLLAAKLKLSLEVKCKSFYEDIESNKYSLPNFESFLKAFEGYNSLKEQGVIEKEYLTIVDFSLSANEERMWVIDMTTKEVVLRSLVAHGRNSGDVFANDFSNRSESYQSSLGFYATGETYIGKHGLSLRLDGLEYGINDKARDRAVVIHGAEYVSEDFIKSNGRLGRSLGCPAVPNEISAELIELIKDKSCLFIYHPSRSYIRKSKLAS, translated from the coding sequence ATGAATTACCGATTATTAACCCTTTTTGCGCTAAGTTTTTTATTTTTGAATTTTACTGCCGTTAGTCACTCTACTGGAGTTGAAGGTGATAAAAAAGGAACTGATCCAAAATTATTGGCAGCTAAATTAAAGCTATCTCTAGAAGTAAAGTGTAAATCTTTTTATGAAGATATAGAATCAAATAAATATTCATTGCCAAATTTTGAAAGTTTTTTAAAAGCTTTTGAAGGTTATAATAGTTTGAAAGAGCAAGGGGTAATTGAAAAGGAATATTTAACGATTGTTGATTTTAGTTTGTCAGCAAATGAAGAAAGAATGTGGGTTATAGATATGACAACTAAAGAAGTTGTATTACGTTCGTTAGTTGCTCATGGAAGAAATTCTGGAGATGTATTTGCAAATGATTTTTCGAATAGATCCGAATCCTATCAAAGTAGTTTAGGTTTTTATGCAACTGGAGAAACGTATATTGGTAAGCATGGACTTTCTTTGCGTTTAGATGGTTTAGAATATGGTATAAACGATAAAGCTAGAGATCGTGCTGTGGTTATTCATGGTGCAGAATATGTTTCTGAGGACTTCATAAAATCTAATGGACGTTTAGGTAGAAGCCTCGGTTGTCCAGCAGTTCCAAATGAAATTTCAGCAGAATTAATTGAACTTATTAAAGATAAATCTTGTCTTTTTATTTATCATCCTTCTAGAAGTTATATTAGAAAATCTAAATTAGCTTCGTAA
- the pepE gene encoding dipeptidase PepE, whose amino-acid sequence MRNIIIASTSTLHNGTYLDYLLPLLEKHFKNASTILFIPYARPGGISHDEYTSIVRESFLSINKEVKGIHEFENPQKAIENAEAIFTGGGNTFVLVSELYRNNVLDTIEKAVKNGTPYLGTSAGSNICGLTMNTTNDMPIVYPPSFRTLGFVSFNINPHYLDPDTNSKHMGETRETRIKEFHAYNPQPVLGLREGSWLEVNGDSIKLKGELTARLFKQNQEPIEIEPETELNTLK is encoded by the coding sequence ATGAGAAATATAATTATAGCAAGTACTTCAACACTTCATAATGGAACGTATTTAGATTATTTACTTCCATTACTTGAAAAACATTTCAAAAACGCATCTACAATTTTATTTATTCCTTATGCCAGACCAGGTGGAATATCACATGATGAATACACTTCAATCGTAAGAGAATCATTTTTAAGCATTAATAAAGAGGTTAAAGGAATACATGAATTCGAAAATCCTCAAAAGGCAATTGAAAATGCTGAAGCTATTTTTACTGGTGGTGGAAACACTTTTGTGTTAGTGAGTGAACTATACCGAAATAATGTTCTGGACACTATTGAAAAAGCAGTTAAAAATGGAACTCCTTATCTTGGAACAAGCGCAGGAAGTAATATCTGTGGCTTAACAATGAATACAACAAACGACATGCCTATTGTATATCCACCAAGTTTTAGAACATTAGGTTTCGTTTCCTTTAATATTAATCCTCATTATTTAGACCCTGACACCAACTCTAAACACATGGGAGAAACTAGAGAAACACGCATTAAAGAATTTCACGCTTATAATCCGCAACCCGTTTTAGGATTAAGAGAAGGAAGTTGGCTGGAAGTTAATGGTGATTCTATAAAATTAAAAGGAGAACTAACTGCTCGATTATTCAAACAAAACCAAGAACCGATTGAAATTGAACCTGAAACAGAACTAAACACTCTAAAATAA
- a CDS encoding phosphodiester glycosidase family protein: MKKSVILILFIILISSSFIFFKGQAKDDRFITYEVDLNDKEVKLYWKDEKDNNFKSIQNLKNWLETKDQTLLFATNGGMYKKDNTPQGLFIENFETKSNIDTLSGNGNFYLKPNGVFYIADNNQAKIDVTENFNLKKNIKFATQSGPMLVINNIIHSAFNENSKNLNIRNGVGVLENGNIVFAMSKKEINFYDFATYFKKLGCKNALYLDGFVSRTYYPEEKWIQTDGNFGVLIGITNK, translated from the coding sequence ATGAAAAAATCAGTTATTCTTATACTCTTTATAATACTCATTTCGAGTAGCTTTATCTTTTTTAAAGGACAAGCTAAAGATGATCGTTTTATAACTTATGAAGTAGATCTGAATGATAAAGAGGTTAAACTATATTGGAAAGACGAAAAAGACAATAATTTTAAAAGCATACAAAACTTAAAAAATTGGCTAGAAACTAAAGATCAAACTCTTCTTTTTGCAACAAATGGAGGAATGTATAAAAAAGACAATACTCCTCAAGGTTTATTTATTGAAAATTTTGAAACAAAAAGCAACATCGACACCTTGAGTGGAAACGGAAACTTTTATTTAAAACCAAATGGTGTTTTTTATATTGCCGACAATAATCAAGCAAAAATTGATGTTACCGAAAATTTCAATCTAAAAAAGAATATAAAATTTGCAACCCAATCTGGTCCAATGCTGGTTATAAACAATATAATTCACTCCGCTTTCAATGAAAACTCTAAAAATTTAAATATTAGAAATGGTGTAGGAGTTTTAGAAAACGGAAACATTGTTTTTGCCATGTCTAAAAAAGAAATTAACTTCTATGATTTTGCTACCTATTTTAAAAAACTAGGCTGTAAAAATGCATTATATTTGGATGGTTTTGTTTCTAGAACTTATTATCCTGAAGAAAAATGGATACAAACCGACGGGAATTTTGGTGTACTAATAGGAATAACGAATAAATAA
- a CDS encoding carboxypeptidase-like regulatory domain-containing protein gives MKRNKLFFVFLMFVQFAFSQGVERQVLHGRIIADSLEVENITIFNISSNIGAISDIDGKFSIRARVKDTLFFQGLSFVSQKYVLAEKDIRAEEFEVRLDVRVNELNEVVVTPSTLTGVLEIDTKKIKTYGFTGIDMNKTKYYGDERFNSPMKNSTFPNHFAPNGSNFDFIAIGKGIGNLLGIGRNKKKDENNSFEMRRLKDIQTKSFAEHMKQRFSHHFFVSTLKIENEDLVSFLAFSEMPSYELATFLRAENELMLIEYLITKASEYKIQKEESLHLPNEKKN, from the coding sequence ATGAAAAGAAATAAATTGTTTTTTGTTTTTCTGATGTTTGTTCAATTTGCTTTTTCGCAAGGTGTAGAAAGACAAGTTCTTCATGGTAGAATTATTGCAGATTCTTTAGAGGTTGAAAATATTACTATTTTTAATATTTCTTCGAATATTGGAGCAATATCTGATATTGATGGGAAATTTTCTATTAGGGCTAGAGTAAAGGATACTTTGTTTTTCCAAGGTTTGTCTTTTGTTTCTCAAAAATATGTGCTTGCGGAGAAAGATATCAGAGCTGAAGAATTCGAAGTGAGATTGGACGTAAGAGTGAATGAGTTAAATGAAGTAGTTGTTACTCCTTCTACATTAACCGGTGTTTTGGAAATAGATACAAAAAAGATAAAGACCTATGGATTCACAGGTATAGATATGAACAAGACGAAATATTATGGAGATGAACGATTTAATAGTCCAATGAAAAATTCAACTTTTCCTAATCATTTCGCACCAAATGGATCAAATTTTGATTTTATAGCTATTGGTAAAGGAATAGGTAATTTGTTAGGAATAGGTAGAAATAAAAAGAAAGACGAGAATAATTCTTTTGAGATGAGAAGGTTGAAAGATATTCAAACTAAATCTTTTGCAGAACATATGAAGCAACGTTTTTCGCATCACTTTTTTGTTTCTACATTGAAAATAGAAAATGAAGATTTGGTTTCTTTTTTAGCTTTTTCGGAAATGCCAAGTTATGAATTGGCAACATTTTTGCGAGCAGAGAATGAATTGATGCTGATAGAGTATCTAATTACTAAAGCAAGCGAATATAAAATACAAAAAGAAGAATCATTACATTTGCCAAATGAGAAAAAAAATTAA